CAAAACCCGTTGTTGTGAGGCTTTACCCTGATGAGGTTGAGGCCCTGAAAAGGAGGGTCCCGCCGAGGAGCACGATGAGTAACTACATTCGGAAGATAATTCTTGATCACCTGGAAAAAGAGTAATTGGGATTCGAATCTAGTTGTTTTTGCCTTTAATGTCACTGATTTTGTCTGTTATGATTTCCTGCAGGAGTTCTTCCTCATCCATGCCCTTCAGGAGGGCCATGAATCTGAGGTCCCTCAGCAGTCTTTCAGGTAGTTCTATGATCATCTGCACTTTTTTATTAGAGAACCGTCTCCAGGAATTATCCAGATTAACACCTCCTGATCTTATAATTAATTTAATAATAAAATAATCATTTTTAGTATTTATATACTCTCATTGTATATCATGATATACACATACTGTATATAACCCAGCGAAGGTCTCCTAGAGAAAAACCTGAGATATATATCGTGTATATGTATATCAGGACGGCCCTACAGGCATACCTTCAGCGTATATCACCCCCACACCCCCAGATATACACACCACGTATATCGGATGATGTATTACAATATCTGTATATCGATATCAGCCCCGACCGGGGGGTACCCTCGGAGAGTTATATACACCCCATGATATCATGATATACACACCCTGTATATCAGACATATTGGGGGAGCTGGAGGGGGCCAGTTTTTATGGGCTCTGGATCTAACTTGTACACCCCACCCGCCCACCCCCACCAACCCCCTTCAACAATCCCATATTTATGGATGGCTTAAATGAGATCCACAGGTTTACCTGCTGTTTCTGTACCCATAAATTTTTATTACTTTTTTTATTCAGTTTAATATGAAAGTGTCGGTGGACAGGTCCCACATGCAATTAATTATGAAATTCAGATTGTGTCCCTCTCCGGCCGAATCTCCCCCCCTCAGGGTGCCTCCACCGCTGTGGGCCTGTCCACGGCATTAAACCTTGTGGAGGTCTGGAATTGAGTGAGTATGTCAACAGTGAGGCGTTCTTGAATCGCCAGAATGACCTCAAGAGGTCCCTCATGCAGGAGAATTTTGATGTTCTGAGTATCAGGGAGCGTGAAATGCACCTCATGCTTGCAGGTGATGGTGAAACTGTTTTTCTGTTCATGGTCCTCCTGCCATACATGGAGGTCTTTGAACTCCCCAAGGCTTACATCTGGAAGCTGAGGAGACTTGCAACCAGGTTCAGGGCGAGGCCCTTTGTCACGACTCTGATACCTGAGGTGAGGCACTGGTTCTTTGTACCCCTCACGGCCCTCAGGGATGATGGGTCATCCTTTGTCCTGGATGTGGAGTCCTGCAGGCATAGGGGTTTCTACCTGCACAGGTTGATTTCAGAGGAACTTCAGCAGAGGTTGATGTAGGTGGTGATTGGAGTGTCAGGTTCAAGGATGGTTCGTGGCAGGCTCTTCATGGATAGGATCACAGGTAATTACTATTTCTTTGTCCCTGATGAGCCTGTGTATATGGAGTGGTTTGATGAGTACCTTGCAGTTCTGTATCTGATGCCTGATGAGGCCAGGTACCTCTTCACTGAGGATGAACTCCTGGATGTTGACAGGGAGGGCTTCTCATTTGTTTCAATGCAAAAAGAGGTTATTGAGGAGCTTTCGGTGTCCTAGTCACTGGTTTCAGTGTTTTTCCTATGTATTTTGATTTTGTTTTTCCGTTTTCTTTCCAGTAGGCGTACCAGTAGGGGCCGTGTGGACATTTCTTGCAGCCCTTTTTCCCGCACCTCACCTTTTCAAGCCTGTAGGTTACTGAGGCCACGACCTCCCTGCTCTTACCTGAGGACCCGTCTTTGACCTCAGAGGACTGGCTTTCCAGGGCCCTGATTCTTGCATCTATGTAGTCTTTCATCTCCTGCAGGGTTTCAACGTCTTTCTGTCTGTCTACTATCGCGGTGAATGTCTTTATCATCACCATCACCATACTTTCTTATGTAACTTTTTACATATAAATCTTGTTCATGGTTACATAAGAAAAGAGTGCAACTGAATTTAGGTCTGAGTCTCCTGTCATGCACAGGTAAAGGTACTCCTATGCATCAAAACAGGTATCAGGAAAATTCCTGAAAGTGATTACCGTATTGGAATTATCATAAAAAATTGTTATATATTGGTGAAACCCAGTTTTGTAACCGTATCACAAGATCATTAAAGCTTTCTTTTGATCTTTTGACGATACCATAATCCTTTTTTAACGATAATATCAGTTTTGATTGTTTTTTGGATTTATCAGATTCTTAATGTGACCTCTGGATATCCTAGTTATGGATGGTTATGGGTGTGGTTATGACAGGTTATGGGATTCTATCTTTGATTAGATGAGTTGAAATTGTTTGTATTGTTTTCATTTTTCTTTTCTTTTTTATCTGGGTCTCCTTGTAGTTTATATCTGGATCTAGATGGGCCTGAAGTGTGGTGGTACTTACTGGATGGATCATCTTCCACATCTATGAATATGCTCCCATTTGAGAAGGGGTGGATCCACACGTCCCTTGTAGGGTTGCTTATGCTCAGGTGGGGTCCTGTAAATCCTTGGTCTGACCTATTGCCTGTGTTTTGGCCTGCCGCCCATGATTCGATCATGCCATTCACAGGACTGTGCGGAACCATTATTACCACTGTACAGAATGCAAGTACGACCATTACTGCCAGGATCCTCCTTTCACGTGCCTTGGAGTTTTTATTCTTCCATTTCACAGCGTATCTCATCTTCTTTAAAGGGTGAAGGAGTGGGCAACCTGTAGGTGTCATACAGTCAAGTACAATATGTGAGAAGAGCCCCACTGTCAGCCCCGCGCCTATTGTGGCATCATACATCATGTAAATCAGAGCTGAGGGTATTAGAATGAAGAGGTTGTGAAGGTTTCTTTTGTGATTATCATAAACTGCAATTTCTAGGAAATCAATTACTGTACCTGCTGCAACTGTAACAATAAAATAGTAGGGTCCCAGATCCACACCGAGGATATAACCAAGGACAGTGCCCATGATAAATGCAAAAATCGCATGAGTGTACCATCTCATCCCCATCTGAACTCCTGTGAATTTCA
Above is a genomic segment from Methanothermobacter sp. containing:
- a CDS encoding metal-dependent hydrolase, whose product is MKFTGVQMGMRWYTHAIFAFIMGTVLGYILGVDLGPYYFIVTVAAGTVIDFLEIAVYDNHKRNLHNLFILIPSALIYMMYDATIGAGLTVGLFSHIVLDCMTPTGCPLLHPLKKMRYAVKWKNKNSKARERRILAVMVVLAFCTVVIMVPHSPVNGMIESWAAGQNTGNRSDQGFTGPHLSISNPTRDVWIHPFSNGSIFIDVEDDPSSKYHHTSGPSRSRYKLQGDPDKKEKKNENNTNNFNSSNQR